A genome region from Ctenopharyngodon idella isolate HZGC_01 chromosome 5, HZGC01, whole genome shotgun sequence includes the following:
- the LOC127512667 gene encoding nucleus accumbens-associated protein 2 gives MMSQLLHMEIPNFGSTVLDSLNEQRLLGQHCDVAIMVNGQAFKAHRAVLAASSLYFRDLFSGSAQTLFELPSSVAPSCFQQILSFCYTGRMTVSASDQLMVMYTAGYLQIQNIVERGMDLMFKASAPYCDSQTSATDDPPSPNNNNSSLLLGDQPTTVCKIKEEKLETPVCAQNGELKQSEEDRGPRVRSLRNGTLFYTSGGVNGVIPVMHAYEHSTRDHASPGASSLPTTDSPTSHQNEEEDFEDDSYESLTNGKIFGGSSGIYSMQEKMEVSSLPLSLENRFCVLLGGDREALPAGLISQIGYRCHPALYTEGDPGERLELIGGSGVFMTRGQLMNCHLCAGVKHKVLLRRLLAAFFDRNTLADSCGTGIRSSNCDPNRKPLDSRILNTVKLYCQNFAPNFKESEMNVIAADMCTNARRVRKRWLPKIKSMLPEAIEVYRGTAVLSQVEGATHPGSGFPFESEFKHLAASNLTLEQHLYGDCRETLRNGSHFNMEERSQKGEAAKTEPGRAKESDTPQEVERLPESPERAASVLALNPASKKVEKERASSSPRSQKEEQNRQRPLKEDQ, from the exons ATGATGTCTCAACTCTTGCACATGGAGATTCCAAACTTCGGCAGCACTGTTCTGGACAGCCTGAACGAACAGCGGCTGCTGGGCCAGCACTGTGATGTGGCCATCATGGTCAACGGACAGGCCTTCAAGGCCCATCGCGCCGTTTTAGCAGCCAGCAGCCTCTACTTCCGTGATCTGTTCAGCGGTAGTGCCCAGACACTCTTTGAGCTGCCCTCATCTGTGGCCCCATCCTGCTTCCAGCAGATTCTGTCATTTTGCTACACGGGCCGGATGACGGTGAGTGCCAGCGATCAGCTGATGGTCATGTACACCGCAGGCTACCTTCAGATCCAGAACATCGTGGAGCGGGGAATGGACCTCATGTTCAAGGCCAGCGCACCGTACTGCGACTCACAGACATCTGCCACAGACGATCCCCCTAgcccaaacaacaacaactcctCCCTGTTGCTAGGCGACCAGCCCACAACTGTCTGCAAGATCAAGGAAGAGAAGTTGGAGACCCCGGTGTGTGCTCAGAATGGGGAGCTAAAGCAATCAGAGGAGGACAGGGGACCTAGGGTCAGGTCTTTAAGGAATGGGACTCTTTTCTACACCAGTGGAGGTGTGAACGGGGTCATACCCGTGATGCATGCTTACGAGCACTCGACCCGAGATCATGCCAGCCCTGGTGCCTCAAGCCTCCCGACCACAGACAGCCCAACTTCACACCAAAATGAGGAGGAGGACTTTGAAGACGACTCATACGAAAGCCTGACAAACGGAAAGATCTTTGGGGGCTCGTCTGGGATCTATAGCA TGCAAGAGAAGATGGAGGTGTCCTCCCTGCCTCTGTCCTTGGAGAACCGTTTCTGTGTGCTGTTGGGAGGAGACAGAGAGGCTCTGCCCGCCGGACTGATCAGCCAGATCGGCTACCGTTGCCATCCTGCTCTCTACACAGAGGGCGACCCTGGAGAGAGACTGGAGCTGATTGGAG GATCTGGTGTCTTCATGACTCGTGGGCAGCTGATGAACTGTCACCTCTGTGCTGGGGTCAAGCACAAAGTCCTGCTGAGACGGCTTCTAGCTGCTTTTTTTGACAG GAATACACTGGCTGACAGCTGTGGGACTGGAATACGTTCCTCCAACTGTGATCCGAATCGCAAACCACTGGACAGCCGCATACTCAACACAGTGAAAC TCTACTGTCAGAACTTTGCCCCTAACTTTAAAGAAAGCGAGATGAATGTTATCGCCGCAGACATGTGCACCAATGCCCGGAGAGTTCGCAAGCGCTGGCTCCCCAAGATCAAGTCCATGCTTCCAGAGGCGATCGAGGTGTACAGGGGGACTGCGGTCCTCAGCCAGGTGGAAGGAGCCACCCATCCAGGCAGTGGCTTTCCCTTTGAGTCAGAGTTCAAACACCTGGCAGCGTCAAATCTGACTCTGGAGCAGCATCTCTATGGGGACTGCAGAGAGACACTGAGGAATGGCTCTCACTTCAATATGGAAGAGAGGTCCCAAAAAGGTGAAGCAGCCAAGACTGAGCCAGGCCGAGCCAAAGAGTCTGACACCCCGCAGGAAGTTGAAAGGCTTCCGGAAAGTCCCGAGAGAGCTGCCAGTGTGCTCGCTCTCAACCCAGCCAGCAAGAAAGTGGAAAAAGAGCGGGCATCCAGCAGCCCCAGATCACAAAAAGAGGAACAGAACAGACAGAGACCACTTAAAGAGGATCAGTGA